In Leptospira congkakensis, one DNA window encodes the following:
- a CDS encoding spiro-SPASM protein — protein MMNRKDYNPSFAVVYLDSPSIQFLDQNFEVKLWEEFINRLSLVFPEISIHINTSSALTKKINSSPLNNRLTIHEDVSKEYEFLLKLGKLLPESKFKDPDWDEVCFLYFTGISPLLDSHLTEKSWERHTNFFSQYSYSENLPPGLTPTIITREFLASLPDTLTTDIHSFFLKNINQYDVDIFYQAPDLRQLRLDFRLASNRSLTLIQGLLPLGTSLSYDNLLPKLKENPGLFRSAPSYLEWEIYKGCEYKCTFCPREFVDLSNDGSFVSIEEVKTTITKLNAELTSPITISLSGNGEPLLHPEFKSVVLEILKLNLLTELIIETALYTNTDSLLTLIRNLDPSLKEKLCIIVNITSLKSDVYKSLYGKSELETVLATVNQLSEILPSKSLHVQMIKMKEVEEEIDPYFTFFEKKGINIILQKYNTFANKLPERRVSDLTPIHRDFCWHLVRDLSVSVDGSVSICKQNPTEIIGNLYKESLSDVWQKGLNFFKHSFDGEHGKIPAPCLNCDEWYTFNA, from the coding sequence ATGATGAACCGAAAAGACTATAACCCGAGTTTTGCGGTAGTATATTTAGACTCCCCTTCCATTCAATTTTTAGATCAAAACTTTGAAGTAAAACTTTGGGAAGAGTTTATCAATCGACTCTCCCTAGTATTTCCAGAAATCTCTATCCACATCAATACAAGTTCAGCGCTTACAAAAAAAATAAATTCTAGTCCACTCAACAATCGACTTACAATCCATGAAGACGTTTCCAAAGAGTATGAATTTTTACTTAAATTAGGAAAACTTTTACCAGAATCTAAATTCAAAGATCCAGATTGGGATGAAGTTTGTTTCCTTTATTTTACCGGAATTTCGCCACTTTTAGACTCTCATCTAACAGAAAAATCTTGGGAACGACATACAAACTTTTTTAGCCAATACTCTTATTCAGAAAATTTGCCACCAGGCCTTACACCTACAATCATCACTCGTGAATTTTTGGCTTCTTTACCCGATACATTAACAACAGACATCCATTCTTTTTTTCTAAAGAACATCAACCAATATGATGTGGATATTTTTTATCAAGCACCGGACCTTCGCCAGCTTCGTTTGGACTTTCGATTGGCATCAAATCGTTCCTTAACTCTCATCCAAGGTTTGTTACCACTAGGAACAAGTTTATCATACGACAATCTCCTTCCTAAATTAAAAGAAAATCCTGGTTTATTCCGAAGTGCACCATCCTATTTGGAATGGGAAATTTATAAGGGTTGTGAGTATAAGTGTACATTTTGTCCGCGTGAGTTTGTCGATTTATCAAATGACGGAAGTTTTGTTTCTATTGAAGAAGTAAAAACAACCATCACAAAACTCAATGCGGAACTTACCTCCCCCATTACGATCAGTCTTTCTGGAAATGGAGAACCACTCCTCCATCCTGAATTTAAGTCTGTAGTTTTAGAAATTCTAAAATTAAATTTACTTACTGAACTTATCATTGAAACAGCTTTATATACAAATACCGATTCGTTACTCACGTTGATTCGCAATTTAGATCCTTCTTTAAAGGAAAAACTTTGTATCATTGTCAATATCACCAGTTTAAAATCGGACGTTTATAAGTCTTTATACGGAAAATCAGAACTGGAAACAGTTTTGGCTACTGTGAACCAACTTTCCGAAATTCTCCCAAGTAAGTCCCTTCACGTTCAGATGATCAAAATGAAAGAAGTGGAAGAAGAGATAGACCCATACTTCACTTTCTTTGAAAAAAAAGGAATCAATATCATCTTACAAAAATACAATACATTTGCAAATAAACTCCCTGAACGTCGAGTGAGTGACCTCACTCCCATTCACAGAGATTTTTGTTGGCATTTGGTTCGTGATTTGTCCGTTTCTGTCGACGGTTCTGTTTCTATTTGTAAACAAAACCCAACAGAAATCATTGGAAATTTATATAAAGAATCTTTGAGCGATGTTTGGCAAAAAGGATTAAACTTTTTTAAACATAGTTTTGATGGCGAACATGGAAAAATTCCTGCTCCTTGTTTGAATTGTGATGAGTGGTATACTTTCAACGCGTGA